The following are encoded in a window of Vigna unguiculata cultivar IT97K-499-35 chromosome 8, ASM411807v1, whole genome shotgun sequence genomic DNA:
- the LOC114194130 gene encoding glutamate synthase [NADH], amyloplastic isoform X3 has product MRVLGHNGEINTLRGNVNWMKAREGLLKCKELGLSENELKKLLPIVDANSSDSGAFDGVLEFLLHSGKSLPEAVMMMIPEAWQNDKNMDSQRKAFYEYFSALMEPWDGPALISFTDGHYLGATLDRNGLRPGRFYVTHSGRVIMASEVGVVDIPPEDICRKGRLNPGMMLLVDFEKHAVVNDDALKEQYSLARPYEDWLKNQKIELKDIVDSVPESGRVPPPIAGVAPPSNDDVDMVNMGIHGLLAPLKAFGYSVESLEMLLLPMAKDGVEALGSMGNDTPLAVMSNREKLSFEYFKQMFAQVTNPPIDPIREKIVTSMRCMVGPEGDLTEITEQQCHRLSLKGPLLSTEEMEAIKKMNYRGWNSKVIDITYSKERGKRGLEEALDRICAEAHDAIKEGYTTLVLSDRAFSRKRVAVSSLLAVGAVHQHLVKTLERTRVALIVESAEPREVHHFCTLVGFGADAICPYLAIEAIWRLQVDGKIPPKANGEFHSKEELVKKYFKASNYGMMKVLAKMGISTLASYKGAQIFEALGLSSEVIEKCFAGTPSRVEGATFEALARDALQLHELAFPSRVFSPGSAEAVALPNPGDYHWRKGGEVHLNDPVAIAKLQEAARTNSADAYKQYAKFIHELNKACNLRGLLKFKETAVKIPIDEVEPASEIVKRFCTGAMSYGSISLEAHTALAMAMNKIGGKSNTGEGGEQPSRMEPLPDGTRNPKRSAIKQVASGRFGVSSYYLTNADELQIKMAQGAKPGEGGELPGHKVIGDIAVTRNSTAGVGLISPPPHHDIYSIEDLAQLIHDLKNANPTARISVKLVSEAGVGIIASGVVKGHADHVLISGHDGGTGASRWTGIKNAGLPWELGLAETHQTLVANDLRGRTVLQTDGQLKTGRDVAIATLLGAEEFGFSTAPLITLGCIMMRKCHKNTCPVGIATQDPVLREKFAGEPEHVINFFFMVAEEMREIMSQLGFRTVNEMVGRSDMLEVDKEVIKSNEKLENIDLSLLLRPAAELRPEAAQYCVQKQDHGLDNALDNKLISLSNAALEKGLPVYIETPIYNVNRAVGTMLSHEVTKRYHLAGLPNDTIHIRFTGSAGQSFGAFLCPGITLELEGDSNDYVGKGLSGGKIVVYPPKGSNFDPKENIVIGNVALYGATRGEAYFNGMAAERFCVRNSGAKAVVEGVGDHGCEYMTGGTVVVLGETGRNFAAGMSGGIAYVLDLNGKFQSRCNLELVDLDKVEEEEDIYTLRMLIQQHQRHTNSLLAKEVLDDFENLLPKFIKVFPREYKRALASVKSEEASKDAVVHAAKDAEEQDDEAQAVEKDAFEELKKLAAASLNEKQSQAEAPKRPSRVSDAIKHRGFVAYEREGVQYRDPNVRMTDWKEVMEETKPGPLLKTQSARCMDCGTPFCHQENSGCPLGNKIPEFNELVYQNRWKEALERLLETNNFPEFTGRVCPAPCEGSCVLGIIENPVSIKSIECAIIDKAFEEGWMVPRPPVKRTGKRVAIVGSGPAGLAAADQLNKMGHTVTVYERADRIGGLMMYGVPNMKSDKVDVVQRRVNLMTEEGVDFVVNANVGNDPLYSLDRLREENDAIVLAVGSTKPRDLPVPGRELSGVHFAMEFLHANTKSLLDSNLEDGNYISAKDKKVVVIGGGDTGTDCIGTSIRHGCSSIVNLELLPQPPPTRAPGNPWPQWPRIFRVDYGHQEAAAKFGKDPRSYEVLTKRFVGDENGVLKGLEVIRVCWEKDETGKFQFKEIEGSEEIIEADLVLLAMGFLGPEPTIAEKLGVDRDNRSNFKADYGRFSTNVKGVFAAGDCRRGQSLVVWAISEGRQAAAQVDNYLVKEDEEHKNQDGHVKRQQGFNKKQQGSSKHTVMT; this is encoded by the exons ATGCGTGTATTAGGACACAATGGCGAAATCAACACACTCAGAGGCAATGTTAACTG GATGAAGGCACGTGAGGGTTTACTAAAATGCAAGGAGCTTGGTTTATCAGAGAATGAATTAAAGAAGCTTTTGCCCATTGTGGATGCAAATTCATCAGATTCAG GAGCTTTTGATGGTGTGCTCGAGTTTTTGCTTCATTCAGGAAAAAGTCTCCCTGAAGCTGTTATGATGATGATTCCTGAAGCATGGCAAAATGACAAGAACATGGATTCTCAGCGTAAAGCATTTTATGAATACTTCTCAGCTCTCATGGAGCCATGGGATGGGCCAGCTCTTATATCAT TTACCGATGGTCACTATCTTGGAGCTACATTGGATAGGAATGGACTGCGACCAGGCCGTTTCTATGTCACTCATAGTGGACGAGTTATAATGGCAAGTGAAGTTGGGGTTGTTGACATTCCACCGGAAGATATATGTAGGAAAGGAAGACTAAATCCTGGCATGATGCTTCTGGTTGATTTTGAGAAGCATGCAGTTGTAAATGATGATGCCTTAAAAGAGCAGTACTCATTGGCAAGACCTTATGAGGATTGGCTCAAAAATCAGAAAATTGAACTCAAAGACATTGTTGATTCTGTTCCTGAATCTGGAAGAGTACCACCACCGATAGCAGGAGTTGCTCCA CCATCCAATGATGACGTAGATATGGTAAATATGGGCATCCATGGCTTACTGGCTCCATTGAAAGCTTTTGG ATATTCAGTTGAATCATTGGAAATGCTGTTACTTCCTATGGCCAAGGATGGTGTAGAAGCCCTTGGGTCAATGGGAAATGATACACCACTAGCTGTCATGTCTAATAGAGAGAAACTTAGTTTTGAATATTTCAAGCAAATGTTTGCTCAAGTGACAAACCCTCCTATTGATCCTATCAGAGAGAAAATAGTCACTTCTATGCGATGTATGGTTGGTCCAGAAGGCGATCTGACTGAAATCACGGAGCAGCAATGTCACCGCCTTTCCCTCAAAGGTCCCCTTTTATCCACTGAAGAAATGGAAGccattaaaaaaatgaactatAGGGGATGGAACAGCAAAGTTATAGACATAACGTACTCAAAGGAACGTGGTAAGAGAGGCTTGGAGGAAGCCTTGGACAGGATATGTGCAGAAGCACATGATGCAATTAAAGAAGGCTATACCACACTTGTGCTGTCTGATAGAG CCTTCTCAAGGAAACGTGTTGCCGTGAGCTCCCTTCTAGCTGTTGGTGCTGTCCATCAACATCTAGTTAAAACACTTGAGCGCACTAGAGTTGCCTTAATAGTTGAATCTGCTGAGCCACGTGAAGTGCACCATTTCTGTACACTTGTTGGTTTTGGTGCTGATGCTATATGCCCATATTTGGCTATAGAGGCAATTTGGCGACTGCAGGTTGATGGAAAGATCCCACCTAAAGCAAATGGTGAATTCCACTCAAAAGAAGAGTTGGTCAAGAAGTATTTCAAAGCAAGCAACTATGGAATGATGAAGGTTCTTGCCAAGATGGGAATATCAACTTTGGCATCATACAAAGGTGCTCAGATTTTTGAAGCTCTGGGTCTTTCATCTGAAGTGATTGAGAAGTGCTTTGCTGGGACTCCAAGTCGAGTCGAGGGTGCAACATTCGAGGCACTTGCTCGTGATGCTTTGCAACTGCATGAGTTGGCTTTTCCTTCCCGTGTTTTCTCTCCTGGAAGTGCAGAAGCTGTAGCGTTACCAAATCCTGGTGATTATCACTGGAGAAAGGGTGGTGAAGTTCATCTGAATGATCCTGTTGCTATAGCAAAGCTTCAAGAGGCTGCCAGAACTAACAGTGCAGATGCATATAAACAGTATGCCAAGTTCATTCATGAATTGAACAAGGCTTGCAATTTGCGGGGTCTTCTGAAATTTAAAGAGACAGCTGTTAAAATTCCTATTGATGAAGTGGAGCCAGCTAGCGAAATAGTAAAACGGTTCTGCACTGGGGCCATGAGTTATGGTTCAATATCATTGGAGGCACACACAGCATTAGCAATGGCTATGAATAAAATTGGCGGGAAATCCAACACAG GTGAGGGAGGGGAGCAACCATCTCGTATGGAGCCTCTTCCTGATGGCACAAGGAATCCCAAAAGGAGTGCCATTAAGCAAGTGGCTAGTGGGAGATTTGGAGTCTCAAGTTACTACCTTACAAATGCTGATGAACTACAGATAAAAATGGCCCAG GGAGCAAAACCTGGGGAGGGAGGTGAACTTCCTGGCCACAAGGTTATAGGAGACATTGCTGTTACTAGGAATTCAACTGCCGGGGTAGGACTTATCAGTCCACCTCCCCATCATGATATTTATTCAATTGAAGACCTTGCCCAATTAATTCATGATCTGAAG AATGCCAATCCAACTGCTCGGATTAGTGTGAAGTTGGTATCTGAAGCTGGAGTGGGAATTATTGCAAGTGGAGTTGTTAAAGGCCATGCCGACCATGTGTTGATCTCAGGTCATGATGGAGGTACTGGGGCATCCAGATGGACTGGCATAAAGAATGCTGGGCTTCCTTGGGAACTTGGCCTGGCTGAGACCCACCAGACTTTGGTTGCTAATGATCTTCGTGGTCGTACAGTCCTCCAAACTGATGGCCAACTGAAAACAGGGAGAGATGTGGCCATAGCTACGCTGCTTGGTGCAGAAGAGTTTGGCTTCAGTACTGCTCCGCTCATTACTCTTGGATGCATCATGATGCGGAAGTGCCACAAGAACACTTGTCCAGTTGGCATTGCCACTCAAGATCCCGTGCTCAGAGAAAAGTTTGCTGGAGAACCCGAGCATGTTATCAACTTCTTTTTTATGGTGGCAGAAGAAATGAGAGAAATTATGTCCCAGCTTGGGTTTAGGACAGTTAATGAGATGGTTGGTCGATCTGATATGCTTGAGGTTGATAAGGAAGTCATTAAGAGCAACGAGAAACTAGAGAACATTGATCTCTCTCTATTGCTTAGACCTGCAGCTGAATTGCGCCCAGAAGCTGCTCAGTATTGTGTGCAAAAACAGGATCATGGTTTGGACAATGCCTTGGATAACAAGCTCATAAGTCTGTCTAATGCTGCTTTGGAAAAGGGTCTCCCTGTATACATTGAGACTCCAATCTATAATGTAAACCGTGCAGTGGGAACCATGCTGAGCCATGAGGTGACTAAACGGTACCACCTTGCTGGTCTTCCAAACGACACCATTCATATCAGATTTACCGGCAGTGCAGGCCAGAGCTTTGGTGCATTCCTCTGTCCTGGTATCACTTTGGAACTTGAAGGTGATAGTAATGACTACGTTGGTAAAGGATTATCCGGTGGCAAGATTGTTGTGTATCCTCCTAAAGGAAGTAATTTTGACCCTAAGGAGAACATTGTGATTGGTAATGTGGCTCTCTATGGAGCCACTCGAGGAGAAGCTTACTTCAATGGGATGGCAGCAGAAAGATTTTGCGTCCGTAATTCTGGGGCTAAGGCTGTTGTGGAAGGTGTTGGTGATCACGGGTGTGAGTACATGACTGGCGGAACTGTTGTTGTGCTTGGGGAAACTGGTAGAAATTTTGCTGCAGGTATGAGTGGCGGGATTGCTTATGTTCTTGATTTGAATGGAAAGTTCCAATCTCGATGCAACTTGGAACTAGTAGATCTGGACAAGGTTGAAGAGGAAGAGGACATTTATACTCTTAGAATGTTGATACAGCAGCATCAGCGTCACACAAATAGTCTGCTTGCCAAAGAAGTGCTTGATGATTTTGAGAATCTTCTTCCTAAATTTATCAAGGTATTCCCTCGGGAATATAAACGTGCTCTAGCTAGTGTGAAGTCTGAGGAAGCCTCCAAAGATGCAGTGGTGCATGCAGCAAAAGATGCAGAGGAGCAAGATGATGAAGCACAAGCCGTAGAGAAGGATGCTTTTGAAGAACTAAAGAAACTGGCAGCTGCATCTTTGAATGAGAAACAGAGTCAG GCTGAGGCACCCAAGAGGCCAAGTCGAGTCAGTGATGCCATTAAGCATAGAGGTTTTGTTGCATATGAGCGCGAGGGTGTTCAGTATAGGGATCCTAATGTTCGCATGACAGATTGGAAGGAAGTGATGGAGGAGACAAAGCCTGGTCCCCTGTTGAAAACACAGTCAGCCCGTTGCATGGACTGTGGTACCCCTTTCTGTCATCAG GAAAATTCTGGATGCCCTCTTGGAAATAAAATACCAGAGTTTAATGAGCTAGTATACCAAAATAGGTGGAAGGAAGCATTAGAGAGGCTTCTTGAAACAAATAACTTTCCAGAGTTTACTGGTCGGGTGTGCCCAGCTCCTTGTGAAGGTTCTTGTGTCCTTGGTATTATTGAGAATCCCGTGTCTATTAAAAGCATTGAATGTGCCATCATAGATAAGGCTTTTGAGGAGGGTTGGATGGTGCCACGACCTCCGGTCAAGAGAACTGG GAAAAGAGTAGCCATCGTTGGAAGTGGACCAGCTGGTTTGGCAGCTGCTGATCAGCTAAATAAAATGGGTCATACGGTAACAGTGTATGAAAGAGCTGATAGGATTGGAGGGCTTATGATGTATGGGGTCCCCAACATGAAATCTGACAAAGTAGATGTAGTTCAACGACGAGTGAATCTTATGACCGAGGAGGGAGTAGACTTTGTGGTGAATGCTAATGTTGGAAATGACCCTTTATACTCTCTTGATCGGCTTCGGGAGGAAAATGATGCCATTGTCTTGGCTGTAGGATCTACAAAACCAAG GGATCTTCCTGTACCTGGGCGGGAGCTGTCAGGAGTTCATTTTGCCATGGAGTTTCTCCATGCAAATACTAAAAGCTTGCTTGATAGTAATCTCGAAGATGGTAACTACATTTCAGCCAAGGACAAGAAGGTCGTGGTCATTGGTGGAGGTGACACTGGCACAGATTGCATAGGAACGTCCATTCGTCATGGTTGTAGCAGCATTGTAAATCTTGAACTCCTTCCTCAGCCCCCACCAACTAGGGCTCCTGGCAACCCGTGGCCTCAG TGGCCTCGCATATTCCGAGTAGATTACGGCCACCAAGAGGCTGCAGCCAAATTTGGCAAAGATCCAAGATCATACGAGGTTCTGACTAAAAGGTTTGTCGGGGATGAAAACGGAGTTTTGAAAGGACTTGAAGTGATTCGCGTTTGCTGGGAAAAGGATGAAACAGGCAAGTTTCAGTTTAAGGAAATTGAGGGTTCGGAAGAGATTATTGAAGCTGACCTAGTTTTACTAGCCATGGGTTTCCTTGGTCCCGAGCCT ACAATTGCAGAGAAGTTGGGTGTGGATAGAGACAACAGGTCAAACTTCAAGGCTGATTATGGGCGGTTCTCAACTAACGTGAAAGGGGTGTTTGCAGCCGGGGATTGTCGGCGGGGTCAGTCCCTGGTGGTGTGGGCCATTTCGGAGGGACGACAAGCTGCGGCACAGGTAGACAATTACCTTGTGAAAGAAGATGAAGAGCACAAGAATCAGGATGGGCATGTCAAGAGGCAGCAGGGCTTCAACAAGAAGCAGCAGGGCAGCAGCAAACACACTGTCATGACTTAG